In Daphnia pulex isolate KAP4 chromosome 7, ASM2113471v1, one genomic interval encodes:
- the LOC124198358 gene encoding isocitrate dehydrogenase [NAD] subunit gamma, mitochondrial-like isoform X1, translating to MSTSILFRTLSGQIKNLGHRNTGCVWTLTRNAHNKSNSPLAQYGGRFTVTMLPGDGIGPEMMNYVKEVYRYAGVPVDFEEIRFDPNSESEIDFFDAITSIKRNGVAIKGNIETRENRPGQISRNVELRNELDLFTYIMHCKSFPGIQTRHKDIDIFLIRQNTEGEYAMLEHENAPGVVESLKIVTRANSERLARYAFDLAVKEGRKKVTTVHKANIMKVSDGLFLETCTAVAKEYPNIEHNNMIIDNCCMQMVAKPQQFDVMIMTNLYGNILSNLACGLIGGPGLLSGRNMGPKYAVFEPGTRNTGQSIAGKNIANPIAMLNASVDLLDHLGLDHHAQLIGSAITKTINEDHIFTPDLHGQATSIDVVQNVIRNIQYETKAKNWGGSHMGR from the exons ATGTCTACTTCCATCTTATTTCGAACACTTTcaggacaaataaaaaatttgggtCATCGGAACACT GGATGTGTCTGGACCCTAACCAGAAATGCGCATAATAAG AGCAATAGTCCTCTGGCTCAATATGGTGGAAGATTTACAGTAACAATGCTTCCAG GCGATGGAATTGGTCCAGAGATGATGAATTATGTCAAAGAAGTCTATCGATATGCTGGAGTCCCTGtagattttgaagaaattcGCTTTGACCCAAATTCTGAATCAGAGATAGACTTTTTTGATGCCATTACTTCAATCAAACGAAATGGAGTTGCCATCAAAG GAAATATTGAAACCAGAGAGAACAGACCAGGTCAAATCTCACGCAATGTGGAGTTAAGAAATGAACTAGATCTTTTCACATACATCATGCATTGCAAATCTTTTCCTGGGATTCAAACAAGGCACAAGGATATT GATATTTTCCTTATCAGACAAAACACAGAAGGCGAGTATGCTATGTTAGAGCATGAG aATGCGCCTGGAGTTGTCGAAAGTTTGAAAATCGTCACGCGCGCCAACTCCGAAAGACTTGCCCGTTATGCCTTTGACCTTGCTgtaaaggaaggaagaaagaaggTCACAACTGTACACAAAGCCAATATTAT gaaAGTCTCCGATGGTCTTTTCTTAGAAACGTGTACAGCAGTCGCTAAAGAATATCCAAATATAGAGCATAACAACATGATCATCGATAACTGTTGTATGCAGATGGTGGCCAA aCCTCAACAGTTTGATGTTATGATCATGACCAATCTTTATGGAAATATTCTTTCGAATCTCGCGTGCGGTCTCATTGGTGGCCCCGGCCTGTTGAGTGGAAGAAACATGGGTCCTAAGTATGCTGTATTTGAACCGG GCACCAGGAATACCGGACAATCCATCGCTGGAAAGAATATTGCTAATCCGATTGCAATGTTGAACGCTTCTGTTGATCTTCTTGATCATCTTGGACTAGATCACCATGCCCAATTGATTGGAAGTGCCATAACTAAGACCATAAATGAAGACCACATATTTACCCCAG ATCTTCATGGCCAAGCAACAAGTATTGATGTAGTTCAAAACGTGATCCGTAACATCCAGTACGAAACAAAAGCAAAGAACTG GGGAGGATCCCACATGGGAAGATAA
- the LOC124198358 gene encoding isocitrate dehydrogenase [NAD] subunit gamma, mitochondrial-like isoform X2 — protein sequence MSTSILFRTLSGQIKNLGHRNTGCVWTLTRNAHNKSNSPLAQYGGRFTVTMLPGDGIGPEMMNYVKEVYRYAGVPVDFEEIRFDPNSESEIDFFDAITSIKRNGVAIKGNIETRENRPGQISRNVELRNELDLFTYIMHCKSFPGIQTRHKDIDIFLIRQNTEGEYAMLEHENAPGVVESLKIVTRANSERLARYAFDLAVKEGRKKVTTVHKANIMKVSDGLFLETCTAVAKEYPNIEHNNMIIDNCCMQMVAKPQQFDVMIMTNLYGNILSNLACGLIGGPGLLSGRNMGPKYAVFEPGTRNTGQSIAGKNIANPIAMLNASVDLLDHLGLDHHAQLIGSAITKTINEDHIFTPDLHGQATSIDVVQNVIRNIQYETKAKNWAAM from the exons ATGTCTACTTCCATCTTATTTCGAACACTTTcaggacaaataaaaaatttgggtCATCGGAACACT GGATGTGTCTGGACCCTAACCAGAAATGCGCATAATAAG AGCAATAGTCCTCTGGCTCAATATGGTGGAAGATTTACAGTAACAATGCTTCCAG GCGATGGAATTGGTCCAGAGATGATGAATTATGTCAAAGAAGTCTATCGATATGCTGGAGTCCCTGtagattttgaagaaattcGCTTTGACCCAAATTCTGAATCAGAGATAGACTTTTTTGATGCCATTACTTCAATCAAACGAAATGGAGTTGCCATCAAAG GAAATATTGAAACCAGAGAGAACAGACCAGGTCAAATCTCACGCAATGTGGAGTTAAGAAATGAACTAGATCTTTTCACATACATCATGCATTGCAAATCTTTTCCTGGGATTCAAACAAGGCACAAGGATATT GATATTTTCCTTATCAGACAAAACACAGAAGGCGAGTATGCTATGTTAGAGCATGAG aATGCGCCTGGAGTTGTCGAAAGTTTGAAAATCGTCACGCGCGCCAACTCCGAAAGACTTGCCCGTTATGCCTTTGACCTTGCTgtaaaggaaggaagaaagaaggTCACAACTGTACACAAAGCCAATATTAT gaaAGTCTCCGATGGTCTTTTCTTAGAAACGTGTACAGCAGTCGCTAAAGAATATCCAAATATAGAGCATAACAACATGATCATCGATAACTGTTGTATGCAGATGGTGGCCAA aCCTCAACAGTTTGATGTTATGATCATGACCAATCTTTATGGAAATATTCTTTCGAATCTCGCGTGCGGTCTCATTGGTGGCCCCGGCCTGTTGAGTGGAAGAAACATGGGTCCTAAGTATGCTGTATTTGAACCGG GCACCAGGAATACCGGACAATCCATCGCTGGAAAGAATATTGCTAATCCGATTGCAATGTTGAACGCTTCTGTTGATCTTCTTGATCATCTTGGACTAGATCACCATGCCCAATTGATTGGAAGTGCCATAACTAAGACCATAAATGAAGACCACATATTTACCCCAG ATCTTCATGGCCAAGCAACAAGTATTGATGTAGTTCAAAACGTGATCCGTAACATCCAGTACGAAACAAAAGCAAAGAACTG GGCTGCAATGTAG
- the LOC124198359 gene encoding lamina-associated polypeptide 2, isoforms beta/gamma-like, whose amino-acid sequence MASLTKEQLKNELISHGVQPPIQSARKEEFVKLYEQHVAPIVALKGDFSSDEETDVIEEKVEVPNTSLVFNGLDITTISDDDLYNQLQSFGIPVGPIVDTTRSVYQRKLAALLQNGTGTPPAEDVNEVEKTNGNGASQEEKYSDSEEEEQQEQVEEEHHVETVAETYIQPSTPAPLPLATDPVIPEPLTAIRKRIAERPPSSMNALPLVDRQGTPTPRPSIRSFTGSSQYTYESRRLVDATDGVEAVKPLSSHVGSSPVQPKIIHYVLLLILFTAIAYFLYTYSIFDQFKHLPENVRRAIFQYLEKAEQVAEKIDNAKPNPMPDV is encoded by the exons ATGGCGAGTTTAACGAAGGAGCAATTGAAAAACGAGTTAATAAGCCACGGGGTCCAACCGCCCATTCAAAGCGCCAGGAAGGAAGAGTTTGTCAAGTTATATGAGCAACACGTTGCCCCTATTGTTGCGCTGAAAGGAGATTTTTCTAGTGACGAAGAAACTGACGTTATCGAAGAGAAG GTTGAGGTGCCAAACACCAGTTTGGTTTTCAATGGGTTGGATATCACCACTATCTCTGATGATGATCTCTACAACCAACTTCAGTCATTTGGAATACCCGTGGGGCCCATTGTTG ACACAACCAGATCAGTGTATCAAAGGAAATTAGCTGCACTGTTGCAAAATGGAACAGGAACTCCTCCTGCTGAGGATGTGAATGAGGTTGAGAAAACTAATGGCAATGGAGCTTCTCAAGAGGAAAAATATTCTGACTCAGAAGAGGAAGAGCAACAGGAGCAGGTTGAAGAAGAGCATCATGTTGAAACTGTAGCAGAAACATATATACAACCCAGTACACCTGCTCCTCTTCCCCTTGCAACAGATCCAGTTATCCCAGAACCTCTAACTGCGATCCGTAAACGCATCGCAGAAAGGCCCCCTTCGTCTATGAATGCTTTGCCGTTGGTTGATCGACAG GGTACGCCAACACCAAGGCCGAGTATTCGTTCTTTTACGGGCTCATCTCAATACACTTACGAATCTCGGCGCCTAGTAGATGCCACTGACGGCGTTGAGGCAGTTAAGCCGTTATCTTCCCATGTGGGATCCTCCCCTGTTCAACCCAAAATTATCCATTACGTCTTGTTGTTGATCCTCTTTACAGCAATCGCTTACTTCTTATACACG tacTCGATTTTTGATCAATTCAAGCATTTACCGGAGAATGTAAGACGAGCTATATTTCAGTACCTGGAGAAAGCGGAACAGGTAGCAGAGAAAATAGATAATGCCAAGCCGAACCCAATGCCGGATGTCTAG
- the LOC124197759 gene encoding protein Star-like isoform X2 has product MTKYNLIEDTYGDNWAKTSADKYLDSSFCTIEYANEKKLQQDHPCLIQLIRDKYLLQPASKELPYVLNHPETIDPSNGQANDIREILKNKTKGFFAESGGFNGEFLSNTFFMERYLDWNGLLIEADQKSFSKLLSRNRKAFSLPNCISTKPYPIKVLFNGPNNAGGLIVETLEANNNTSKSRDEDNNDSVYTVQCFPFYSILLAVGRTDVDYFGLDVEGSEYKILETIPWHKVNIKTMTVEWNHIPEGEPALTRLMESNNYKKFRMISLNYSREVIYVHESVVVRK; this is encoded by the exons ATGACAAAATACAACTTGATTGAGGACACTTATGGAGACAACTGGGCCAAGACGTCAGCAGATAAATATTTGGATTCGTCCTTTTGCACAATAG AATACGCCAACGAAAAGAAACTGCAACAAGACCATCCGTGTTTGATCCAACTCATCCGAGACAAATACCTGCTCCAGCCAGCATCTAAAGAACTTCCTTACGTGCTGAATCATCCCGAAACAATCGATCCTTCCAATGGCCAAGCCAATGACATTagggaaattttgaaaaataaa ACCAAGGGCTTTTTCGCTGAGAGTGGCGGATTCAACGGCGAATTCCTCTCCAACACCTTCTTCATGGAGCGCTATCTCGATTGGAATGGATTGCTCATAGAAGCCGATCAAAAATCTTTTAGTAAGCTGCTTTCTCGCAATCGAAAGGCTTTCAGTTTGCCCAACTGCATCAGCACCAAACCTTACCCGATCAAA GTTCTATTCAACGGCCCTAACAATGCTGGGGGTTTAATCGTTGAAACATTAGaagcaaataataatacgaGTAAAAGCAGAGATGAAGATAATAACGATAGCGTCTACACTGTTCAGTGTTTCCCGTTCTATTCAATCCTACTGGCCGTTGGCAGAACTGACGTCGACTATTTTGGACTGGACGTCGAAGGATCCGAGTACAAAATCCTGGAAACCATTCCTTGGCATAAAGTCAACATCAAG acGATGACGGTGGAGTGGAATCACATTCCAGAGGGGGAGCCTGCTTTAACTCGTCTGATGGAGAGCAACAATTATAAAAAGTTTCGCAtgatttcattaaattatAGCAGGGAAGTCATTTACGTCCACGAATCGGTCGTTGTCCGCAAATGA
- the LOC124197760 gene encoding uncharacterized protein LOC124197760: MYESNMSVLRQQFKNGFALRTFLICVISFVTLLAISVLYTPALQDRNFLVRLLGPFKSTCSYAADRRGPNQKIISYSLYGNFSGHDHIRKYVLPLKETLNSIPSIYPGWIVRIYHNLKKDDSQSWESFNSHLEIGSHVDICNATEVVENRKLGTHLGAATWRWLPMLDEMVDTVMSRDSDSRIIPREEDAVREWLASDRIYHIMRDHPNHCTSFILAGMWGVKLSQDRPQIAGLFQKILNMEHKDYYGYDQTFLKDYFWPIAQTNMVSHDSYCCGNFPFSRPYPTPRTNGHFIGERNIPSEALRFPCPVKCRPVNATSEWNYC, translated from the exons ATGTACGAAAGCAACATGAGTGTTTTGCGCCAACagtttaaaaatggttttgcATTGCgtacatttttgatttgtgtcATTTCGTTTGTGACTCTATTGGCCATTTCCGTTTTATACACACCTGCTCTTCAAGACCGTAATTTTCTAGTACGCCTATTAGGTCCATTTAAATCAACTTGTAGTTACGCTGCTGACCGAAGAGGTCCTAATCAAAAGATCATCAGCTATTCTCTTTATGGGAACTTTTCTGGGCATGATCATATCAGAAAATATGTACTTCCACTTAAAGAAACCCTCAATTCGATACCTTCAATATATCcag ggtgGATTGTTAGGATTTatcacaatttgaaaaaagacgaCAGCCAAAGTTGGGAATCGTTCAATAGCCATTTAGAAATAGGAAGTCACGTCGATATTTGCAATGCCACAGAAGTTGTGGAAAATCGAAAATTGGGAACACATCTAGGTGCCGCGACCTGGCGTTGG TTACCTATGCTCGATGAAATGGTGGACACGGTAATGTCTAGAGACTCTGATAGTCGAATCATACCTCGTGAAGAGGATGCCGTTCGTGAATGGTTGGCCAGTGACCGGATTTACCATATTATGAGAGACCACCCAAATCACTGTACTAGTTTTATTCTAGCAG gtATGTGGGGAGTCAAACTCAGCCAAGATCGTCCACAAATCGCGGGTTTGTTCCAGAAGATTTTAAACATGGAACATAAGGATTACTACGGTTAcgatcaaacatttttgaaagacTACTTTTGGCCTATTGCGCAAACCAACATG GTGTCTCATGACAGTTACTGCTGTGGAAATTTTCCGTTCAGTCGGCCGTACCCGACGCCAAGAACTAACGGCCATTTCATCGGCGAGCGAAATATCCCCTCTGAAGCCCTTAGGTTTCCATGTCCGGTCAAATGTCGCCCAGTAAACGCTACATCCGAGTGGAATTATTGCTGA
- the LOC124197759 gene encoding uncharacterized protein LOC124197759 isoform X1 gives MNLKSLMFCVDNLEFLLRNSLIMAYKSIDFLGEVKRRENTMGPGFLRGVRFPLILILALLVVFLFFFYKSNPAAEVKTNVSQMANSIQVNKHQKFFSEMHLNLAQPLPLTKYNLMEDTYGDNWAKTPADKYLDLSFCTIEYANEKKLQQDHPCLIQLIRDKYLLQPASKELPYVLNHPETIDPSNGQANDIREILKNKTKGFFAESGGFNGEFLSNTFFMERYLDWNGLLIEADQKSFSKLLSRNRKAFSLPNCISTKPYPIKVLFNGPNNAGGLIVETLEANNNTSKSRDEDNNDSVYTVQCFPFYSILLAVGRTDVDYFGLDVEGSEYKILETIPWHKVNIKTMTVEWNHIPEGEPALTRLMESNNYKKFRMISLNYSREVIYVHESVVVRK, from the exons atgaatttgaaaagtttgatgttttgtgttgataatttggaatttcttttacGAAATTCACTGATAATGGCTTATAAATCCATTGATTTCCTAGGAGAAGttaagagaagagagaacacAATGGGACCAGGATTTCTTCGCGGAGTTCGCTTTCCCTTAATCCTTATTTTGGCGTTACTCGTCGtattcctgttttttttctacaaatcCAATCCAGCAGCAGAGGTGAAAACGAATGTTAGTCAAATGGCGAATTCGATTCAAGTCAACAAACACCAAAAATTTTTTAGCGAAATGCATCTGAATTTGGCACAA CCATTGCCGTTGACAAAATACAACTTGATGGAGGACACTTATGGGGACAACTGGGCCAAGACGCCAGCAGATAAATATTTGGATTTGTCCTTTTGCACAATAG AATACGCCAACGAAAAGAAACTGCAACAAGACCATCCGTGTTTGATCCAACTCATCCGAGACAAATACCTGCTCCAGCCAGCATCTAAAGAACTTCCTTACGTGCTGAATCATCCCGAAACAATCGATCCTTCCAATGGCCAAGCCAATGACATTagggaaattttgaaaaataaa ACCAAGGGCTTTTTCGCTGAGAGTGGCGGATTCAACGGCGAATTCCTCTCCAACACCTTCTTCATGGAGCGCTATCTCGATTGGAATGGATTGCTCATAGAAGCCGATCAAAAATCTTTTAGTAAGCTGCTTTCTCGCAATCGAAAGGCTTTCAGTTTGCCCAACTGCATCAGCACCAAACCTTACCCGATCAAA GTTCTATTCAACGGCCCTAACAATGCTGGGGGTTTAATCGTTGAAACATTAGaagcaaataataatacgaGTAAAAGCAGAGATGAAGATAATAACGATAGCGTCTACACTGTTCAGTGTTTCCCGTTCTATTCAATCCTACTGGCCGTTGGCAGAACTGACGTCGACTATTTTGGACTGGACGTCGAAGGATCCGAGTACAAAATCCTGGAAACCATTCCTTGGCATAAAGTCAACATCAAG acGATGACGGTGGAGTGGAATCACATTCCAGAGGGGGAGCCTGCTTTAACTCGTCTGATGGAGAGCAACAATTATAAAAAGTTTCGCAtgatttcattaaattatAGCAGGGAAGTCATTTACGTCCACGAATCGGTCGTTGTCCGCAAATGA